The region ATTGCTGTTGTGTTGTCTTGTCTTGAAACCCTGCTTGTATAGTTGGGACTCAGCAGCAAGCGTTGACAAGCCATGTCCTCCCGATGTAGAGCTCCACAGAGACAGGTACTGCATCCCAAATTCGACCCTATGCActatatgggtcctggtcaacggtggtgcactaaatagggaatagggtgtcatttggcacACAGCCGTGGATAGTAGTAGCATAGCTGAAGGCAGACAGATAATAGGATCTTCCTGCTGGGAGACTTAAACAAAGCTCTCTGTTTTAACTATAGGTTACATCATGGCTTGGAAATGTCTTCATAATAACATGTAGGTGTCAGTGTGTTCCTTATATCTTAGTGAACACGAGGGtttgaaaataaacaaaaacaaaaatgtaaaggCTGAGAATTAGAACTGAAATGAAATGGGATATTTTTTTGCTCACTAATATGTAAATATCACCAAATAGTTAGGTAATGTAGTTATGCAATGTAAGTgacagtgacaaaaaaaaaatggtatctGGCTCTGTGGAGTTATTCAGTCCTGTTCTGGCTCTGTGGAGTTATTCAGTCCTGTTCTGGCTCTGTGGAGTTATTCAGTCCTGTTCTGGCTCTGTGGAGTTATTCAGTCTTGTTCTGGCTCTGTGGAGTTATTCAGTCTTGTTCTGGCTCTGTGGAGTTATTCAGTCTTGTTCTGGCTCTGTGGAGTTATTCAGTCTTGTTCTGGCTCTGTGGAGTTATTCAGTCCTGTTCTGGCTCTGTGGAGTTATTCAGTCTTGTTCTGGCTCTGTGGAGTTATTCAGTCTTGTTCTGGCTCTGTGGAGTTATTCATTCTTCTTCTAAGGGCATCTCTATCTCGAGGGTAGGCAACAAATGTGATTGGTTAGGTTTAGGCAATAAATATGGGTGATTTTGTTTAAGCAAGTAATTCCAATAGGTTCTGATTAAGTTTAGCAGTTGGGTTTTTACAGTAGATGTGATTGGTTAAGTTTAAAACTCCAGTTTAATAATTTTAATCAAGAATCTTATTCCTCTCTTCCTCAGGTGAAGCTGGACTTGGGATCCGGTGAGTGTTTGCTACGGTCTGAAAGTAGCACCCAGCTAAACGACCTGGCCTGGCACACTGCTGAGCTCCTCCACGACCGCCACAATGTCACCCTGACCGTGGACCAGCACTCCCACACCAGCCTCAGGATGCCAGGGCATGGGTCTCAGAAACAGGAGCTGAGCATCCAGGAAGGGCTGTACATTGGCGGCTCTGGAGGCCTGGACAAGCTCTACCTCCCCAGTGACCTGACTGGTTTCCGGGGGTGTATGGACGAGGTTGTCTTCAACGAGCACGATATGTTATCGTCGTTGAGACCTTACGCAGGATTCAAGAGCATCTATGAGGTTTCCTTGGGCTGTAGTCCCCAGTTCTTCGCTAACGAGGAGGACCCTGTTAGTTTCTTTAGTTCTAGAGCGTATGTCTCACTGCCACCCTGGAATATCTCCCACGTCCAGCAGGAGgctctgtttgagtgtgtggttCACACCTCAGCTAAAGAGGGGATCATCCTGTATAACTCGGCCAGACAGGGGGGCTTTGTGGCAGTTGAGATCCAAGAGGGGTTGCCTGTAGCCCTTGTGGGTGAAGGAGGCACCAAAACAGAACTTCGCTCCCTTACCTTCGTCAATGACAGGAACTGGCATTCAATCAAACTGTTCTTCAGCCCCAAGACCCTCCAGCTGACAGTGGACAAGGAGACGGTAAAGACTAGCATCAGCTCTCGCTCCAAGGGACTACAGCTGAGGGGTTCTGTCTTTGTTGGGGGCATTGATGACAGCACGCGCACAGAAGTCCGGAAGATGGGTCTGGTGTCTGTGTCAGGGAAGAGGGTCAAAGGAGGCTCGTTCAAGGGCTGTCTGAAGGACATGAAAGTCAACGGGATGAAGATGGGTCTGCCCAATGCTGCTGTCACGAAGGATATCTCTGTGGGCTGCGAGCCAGAGAAAGAACCAGAGCCCTCGACCACGATGAGTCCAATGACTCTTCCGACTGTCCCCAAGTCCCACTTCGATCCCACTTCCGTCACCCCCACACCAGAATTCCCCATGTCCACTCTGGACAGGGGGCTGGACAAGAGGTACGGGATGAACTTCGTGCTGCTCAGGAACCTTGTGGTCCCGGAGGGAGGACGTGGATCTCTGGAATCCAAACACATCAAGGTTCTCCTGGACTTCAAGAAGCTCAGAATACGGCAGTCCCAGATCATGTTCCGGATCCAAGAGCAGCCGGTACTCGGACAGATCAGACTGGATGTAGATCAAGACCAAGAGGAGAACACCTTCAGCATGCTGGACCTGTGGTACGGCAAGGTGATGTACATCCACGGAGGATCAGAGAACCCAGAAGACTTCTTCACCTTCTCTATCTTCTCAAGCAGCAGGAAGGAGGTTCCTGACTACCTGAAAGGAACCAGGAGGTATCGCTACAACATCACAGTGATGCCCACCAACGACGCCCCAGAGCTCAGCCTGCCCCAGGGGAACCTTTTCATTCTGTTGGATAACTCTAGAAAACACCTGACCACAGAGGTGTTGAAGGCCACAGACATCGACAGCAACCACACCAACCTAATCTTCTCCGTCCTGGGGAATCTGAACGCTGACGCAGGTTACCTGGAGGTGGAAGACAACCCCGGCGTTGCAGTGACCACGTTCTCCCATTCTGACCTAAATGAAGGGAAGGTGAACTATGTCCACACTGGGGCGAGGAACTCAAGGATCGTCCTGAGGGTCAGTGATGGAGACAAGGTGAGCAATACGGTTGTGCTTAGGATCATGGCCATAGGGTTGGAGTATAAGATCGGCAACAACACCGGGCTTGAGATAATTCAGGGTGAGGTGTCTGTGATCAGTAACAAGCACCTGGCCGTTCAGACCAATGCTGTGAAGCAAGTGGTGGACATCCGATATGATGTCGTCGAGCCACCTCAGTATGGGGAACTTCAGAGGCTTCACTCCAGCGGAGAATGGAAGCCCACCGGTTCCTTCTCCCAAAGGCTACTGGAGAAAGAACGCCTTCGGTACCTCAGCACTTTCCAAGAAATCCAGACAGCAAATGCTACGGATTACTTCAAATGCAAGGTCACTGTAGCTGGTAGGGTCGATACTGAACTGGTCTTCCCCATCACTGTGAAGTGGGTACATTATAACCTAGTAAGGAACGTAATGGCCAACATTGATAAAGTTCGGAAAGTGACGTTGGACTCGCAGTATCTTTATGCCACTGTGGACGTTGTGACACTATCCGAGGATGATCTGCACTTCAGAGTTCTATCCTCACCGAAGAAAGGACAACTTCTGCTCGTTAACGAGTTACTGAAGAAAAACTCAACATTCAGCCAAAGGAATGTCACTGATCTAAAGGTACAATACGAACTGGTCGACAGACCGTACGAAGACACGAGCGACACTTTTAAATTCCATGTGTTCTCCAAACATGCTCAAACGCAAAGTTACAATTTCCAGATCTCAATAAAAGCAGATGTCAATAGTGTATTTATAAGAAATTATGGACTTTTGattaaggagggagagagtaaactCATCACAAAGGCCGAGTTGTTTGCAGAGACACTCAGCACCAATGAGATGTACTACACTGTCACAAGTAGCCCCAAACACGGGAAGCTGCAACTCATCAACCTGTCCAACTCCAACACCAGTTACAACATCATCCAAACGTTCAGCAATCAGGATCTCTTGGAGGAGCGCGTCATGTTCATTCACGACGACACAGAGACCACTCAGGACCAGTTCACATTCATAGCCTCCACTAGTCAGGAGTACAAATCCTCCGTCACGGACGATGAAGTCGGCTCTAAAGAAGGGAAGTTCAACATCTCCATCCAGCTAGTTAATGACGAGAAGCCAGTGCGCGTTGTCGATAAAGTTTTCCATGTGGTGAGGGATGGGCAGCGGTTGCTCACCCTGGACGATCTATGTTACCATGATGCAGACTCGGACTTCAGCGATGGGCAGTTGGTCTACACGCGACGGGGAATCCCGATGGGAGACCTGGTTCTGGTGAACGACACCTCTCACAGGTACTTTCTGTTTTGTTTTAGTACATgataataatataatgtattaGGACTGTCGATTAATCATAATAGTGTCTCAAAACTCTCCCTGAATTATCCACAATGCTGTTTCATTTCATAAtttaatcataataataatgataatagtaacaataattaaaaaatatatatattttgtaatcTTTATTGTAAATTGTTCATATATAATTGAGTGACACTTGACATAAACTTTCCTGAACTCTGACCTCCAGGCTGTTCCAGTTCACCCAGAAAGAGCTGGAAGAGAAGAGAGTTCTGTTCCTCCATCGAGGCGTGAGCTCCGGACGCTTCGTGCTCTTCGTGTCCGACAGTAAACACTTTGTCTCCACTCTGTTAGACGTCACTGCCGAAGACCCTTTCCTAAGACTCGGCAACAATACAGGTATGtgtgtatattttatatattatatacatttgACAAATGAATTGTTATGTAAAGTGTCTTTGGACTGGAGTTCCCAATGTATAGCGAGTATTGCTCAAGCTGTCCATTCATTTTGCCTGTCTGAGAACAAGGACCACGATGGAAACAAGATTTtcaatgtgtgttgttgttgtactCACATGGCTACTCCACATCTTAATTTATcgagccctccctccctccctccctccctccctccctccctccctccctccctccctccctccctccctccctccatccctccatccctccatcaatccatcccttcatccatacctccctccctccatccttccctccatccatccatccatccatccatccctccatccctccatccatccatccatccatccatccctccatccatccatccatacctccctccatccatccaaacatccatccatccatccatccatccaaacctccctccatccatccatccttccttccatccatccatccatccatccatccatccatccatccaaacctccctccatccatccatccttccttccatccatccatccatccatccatccatccatccatccatccctccatccatccatccatccatccatacctccatccatccatccatccatccatccatccctccctccatccatccctccatccctccatccatccatccatccatccatccctccatccatccatccatccatacctccatccatccatccatccatccctccctccatccatccctccatccatccatccatccatcccttcatccatccatccatccatccatccatccatccatacctccctccatccttccttccatccatccatccatccatccatccaaacctccctccctccatccatccatccatccatccatccatccatccatacctccctccatccttccttccatccatccatccttccttccatccatccatccatccatccatccatccatccctccctccctccatccatccatccatccatccatccatccatccatccatacctccctccatccttccttccatccatccatccatccatccatccaaacctccctccatccatccatccttccttccatccattcatccatccatccatccatccatccatccatccatccatccatccatacctccatccatccattcatccatccatccatccatccatccatccattcatccctccctccatccatccttccatccatccatccatccatccatccctccatccatccatccattcattcatagGTCTGTTAGTCCAGAAGGGAAAGGAAGTGACCCTAACCACAGGTAACTTCAGCGTGCTCACGAACCTCGACATCCGAGACGACAGCGAGGTCACATACAAGGTGTCCGAGCCGCCTAGGAACGGTGGGCTGTATCGCCACGGCGACATCTCCACGCAGTCATTCACCCAGCGCGACCTGAAGAAGGGCCTCGTTTCGTATCGCCATGACGACAGAAAGAACCCGGGGGACTCTTTCAACGTGACGGTGAAGGTTAAAGGCATTTATCTGAACGTCAGAGTCAACGTTAAGGTTTACCTGGACAGCCATCAGAGGACCCCTATCCTCCAGCACAACCACACTTTACTGGTGGAGGAGAGCAAGCCTGTGAAGATTGACCAGAGTAGACTGGAGGTATGCATGTTGTCTGGgatggggatggatggatggatggatggatggagggagggatggatggatggagggatgaatggagggatggatggatggatggatggagggagggatggatggatggagggaaggatggatggatggatggatggatggatggatggagggagggagggatggatggagggaaggatggagggatggatggatggagggatgaagggatggagggtgtgagggagggatggatgaaatTATGAAtgattggatggatggatgaaattATGAATgattgaatggatggatggattgatgaATGAAATTATGAATGATTGGATGGATATGCCAGTGATTGATGTAGATTAGAATATATCAGTGTTCTGCTAAGCAGTATTtgtacatgtctgtctgtctgtctcactgtctgtctgttccaggtCATCCACGAGGACAACATGCCGTCTGAGATTGTATTCACAGTGAAGGTGGCCCCGCTACACGGGTTCATCCGGCGCTTCGTGGAGGCTGAGGAGCAGGACGTTGGAACAGGACTGACCCCCGTCCAAACCTTCTCCCAGGAAGACGTAAACGCTGGCAACATCCAGTACATGCAGACAGCCCCCGGCCAGGTTGGACATGACTTTttgttgttcttgttgttgttgttgttgtgtacttTTCTTTCTGTATTTGAAGTTGAATGGAAAGAGACGGTAAAAGAGAAACAGGAAACTAAGGGCAGGTTGGTGTTTTTTGGCATGAATGTTGTTCCGGAGGCAGAGTAGCTGGAACAGCCACAACGTcataaaatatgattttaaacctaaatctaaccctaCCCTTAACTCTAACCGTGATCACAATGCTAGCCCTAATGCCTAAGCCTAactttaaattaagaccaaaaaaagcacatttttattttcattaaTTTCTATAATCTAGCctattttgactttgcagctggtccATCTACACTGGCGTAACGCAGTATCTCTGGACCCTACGCAAGGTCGGAGTTCAAATGCATTAGCCAGACAGCCACTCACTCAAAGTATAGACTACCGATTGCTGCCCATGGTGCTGAAATTAGGACATGTCTATGCGGCTGCCTATCGAATCGATGATAGGCTTTCTGTGGTGCCaggacatgtagcctatagcattGCTTTAGCTAATGGATAACTGTTAATTGGTAGGCCTATTTAGTCGTCATTTCCTCATGTTAATCctataaatcaatcaatcaaatttatttataaagcctcttcttacatcagctgatatctcaaagtgctgtacagaaacccagcctaaaaccccaaacagcaagcaatgcaggtgtagaagcacggtggcttggaaaaactccctagaaaggccaaaaccaaggaagaaacctagagaggaaccaagctatgtggggtggccagtcctcttctggctgtgtcgggtggatattataacagaacatttCACACAGCTATACACGGTGTCCCAAGGCTGCCATTTAGACTGCTCGCGGGTGGCAGTAATGTAATTACTTGTTCAGTAATTAAGGGTTGCAATAATGTAATTACTTGTTCAGTAATTAAGGGTGGCAGTAATGTAATTACTTGTTCAGTAATTAAGGGTGGCAGTAATGTAATTACTTGTTCAGTAATTAAGGGTGGCAGTAATGTAATTACTTGTTCAGTAATTAAGGGTGGCAGTAATGTAATTACTTGTTTAGTAATTAAGGGTGGCAGTAATGTAATTACTTGTTCAGTAATTAAGgaaattcaaacatttaaatacattttagatgcAGCAGCatttactgtatacagtgccttgcgaaagtattcggcccccttgaactttgcgaccttttgccacatttcaggcttcaaacataaagatataaaactgtatttttttgtgaagaatcaacaacaagtgggacacaatcatgaagtggaacgacatttattggatatttcaaacttttttaacaaatcaaaaactgaagaattgggcgtgcaaaattattcagcccctttactttcagtgcagcaaactctctccagaagttcagtgaggatctctgaatgatccaatgttgacctaaatgactaatgatgataaatacaatccacctgtgtgtaatcaagtctccgtataaatgcacctgcactgtgatagtctcagaggtccgttaaaagcgcagagagcatcatgaagaacaaggaacacaccaggcaggtccgagatactgttgtgaagaagtttaaagccggatttggatacaaaaagatttcccaagctttaaacatcccaaggagcactgtgcaagcgataataggAGTATCAGAcccctgcaaatctaccaagacctggccgtccctctaaactttcagctcatacaaggagaagactgatcagagatgcagccaagaggcccatgatcactctggatgaactgcagagatctacagctgaggtgggagactctgtccataggacaacaatcagtcgtatattgcacaaatctggcctttatggaagagtggcaagaagaaagacatttcttaaagatatccataaaaagtgttgtttaaagtttgccacaagccacctgggagacacaccaaacatgtggaagaaggtgctctggtcagatgaaacaaaaatggcactttttggcaacaatgcaaaacgttatgtttggcgtaaaagcaacacagctcatcaccctgaacacaacatccccactgtcaaacatggtggtggcagcatcatggtttgggcctgcttttcttcagcagggatagggaagatggttaaaattgatgggaagatggatggagccaaatacaggaccattctggaagagaacctgatggagtctgcaaaactcctgagactgggacggagatttgtcttccaacaagacaatgatccaaaacataaagcaaaatctacaatggaatggttcaaaaataaacatatccaggtgttagaatggccaagtcaaagtccagacctgaatccaattgagaatctgtggaaagaactgaaaactgctgtttacaaatgctctccatccaacctcactgagctcgagctgttttgcaaggaggaatgggaaaaaatgtcagtctctcgatgtgcaaaactgatagagacataccccaagcgacttacagctgtaatcgcagcaaaaggtggcgctacaaagtattaacttaagggagctgaataattttgcacgcccaatttttcagtttttgctttgttaaaaaagtttgaaatatccaataaatgtcgttccacttcatgattgtgtcccacttgttgttgattcttcacaaaaaaatacagttttatatctttatgtttgaagcatgaaatgtggcaaaaggtcgcaaagttcaagggggccgaatactttcgcaaggcactgtatacacagcTGTCCTGTATAGCCTACCTGAGCCTACCTGAGCATACCTGAGTCTACCTGAGCCTGCATGAGCCTACCTGAGCCTGCATGAGCCTACCTGAGACTGCATGAGCCTACCTGAGACTGCATGAGCCTACCTGAGCCTGCCTGAACCTACCTGAGCCTACCTGAGCCTACCTGAGCCTGCATGACATGAGCCGTCCTCGAAGCTCTCTCCAAACTGTCCTGTATAGCCTACCTGAGCCTGCATGACATGAGCCGTCCTCTAAGCTCTCTCCAAACTGTCCTGTATGGCCTACCTAAACCTACCTGAGCCTGCATGACATGAGCCGTCCTCGCGCTTATCTCCCAGCTTGGATAAAAAGTTGTTGTGCATAAAACCAGACTATTAATGAGTAATATTTTGGTTAGTCCACCCTCAAACAACTCGCTTACTAAGCATTGTTTCATTATGCAGTGTAGCCTACTGGTCGACATGTCATTTAGTATTTTCAAATGACACATCAAATAGCCTAACAACGAGGAACAAGGTAGTCGGCCTCAGGGTACATCCAGCCTCTCTTTTACTGTGTTTTGTCTGGCTAATAGCCTACACAAATGGGCTGCAATATTCAaggtaaattaaattaaatccaaCTTGAAAGACTGCTGGTCTACTGAAATCCTCACGGTTGCTTCCCTCTCTTCGGTAGTttcctcgttctctctttctttctcttagaAAAGGCCAATCTTTCTTTCTCTATGTAAAGGCCAACAGTAGCTACAGTATGCTGTATGCTTATGTTTTCACCACAGGCTGTAGGTCCAGGTTGCAAGCCCAACCATTTTCTATACTGACAATTGACAGCCCAGACAGTCTTTCCTGAGACTTTGTGCCTCTAAAGGTATAGTTCTTTATGAGTTTTAGTTTTTGAATACAGCAGTTCTGTAAGCTCTTTAAATGAGTCTCTTGCATTCTCTTTAAGATCAGAGTACTCAGGTTGGAGTGTAGGGGTTGgagtgtagggttggggtgtagggttggggtgtagggttggagtgtagggttggagtgtagggttggggtgtagggttggagtgtagggttggggtgtagggttggagtgtagggttggagtgtagggttggggtgtaggggttggagtgtaggggttggagtgtagggttggggtgtagggttggggtgtagggttggagtgtagggttggagtgtagggttggagtgtagggttggggtgtagggttggagtgtagggttggggtgtagggttggagTGTAGGGTTGGAGTGTAGGGTTGGAGTGAGTCTCTTGCATGAGTTGATGAGGATGGaacacagccagtggtcagggatgagttgatgaggatggaacacagccagtggtcagggatgagttgatgaggacgGAACACAGCCaggggtcagggatgagttgatgaggacgGAACACAGCCaggggtcagggatgagttgatgaggatggaacacagccagtggtcagggatgagttgatgaggatggaacacagccagtggtcagggatgagttgatgaggatggaacacagccagtggtcagggatgagttgatgaggacggaacacagccagtggtcagggatgagttgatgaggatggaacacagccagtggtcagggatgagttgatgaggatggaacacagccaatggtcagggatgagttgatgaggatggaacacagccagtggtcagggatgagttgatgaggatggaacacagccagtggtcagggatgagttgatgaggacgGAACACAGCCaggggtcagggatgagttgatgaggacgGAACACAGCCaggggtcagggatgagttgatgaggacgGAACACAGCCaggggtcagggatgagttgatgaggatggaacacagccagtggtcagggatgagttgatgaggatggaacacagccagtggtcagggatgagttgatgaggacggaacacagccagtggtcagggatgagttgatgaggacggaacacagccagtggtcagggatgagttgatgaggacggaacacagccagtggtcagggatgagttgatgaggatggaacacagccagtggtcagggatgagttgatgaggatggaacacagccagtggtcagggatgagttgatgaggacggaacacagccagtggtcagggatgagttgatgaggatggaacacagccagtggtcagggatgagttgatgaggacggaacacagccagtggtcggggatgagttgatgaggacgGAACACAGCCaggggtcagggatgagttgatgaggatggaacacagccagtggtcagggatgagttgatgaggacggaacacagccagtggtcagggatgagttgatgaggacggaacacagccagtggtcagggaggGCTCAAACAAAGTAAAGCGGTTTGCGATTTCACTCTTACTGGTGAACCAACGTTTGAATTGGGTGGTTGCAGTATCAACATAGAACACAGACACTCTAAAACGTTCCATTCTGAAGTCCTCACAGAGTTCATCGAAAGTGCCTCTTTGTGTGTGCCTTGGTCACTTTTCAGTAAACAAGCTGCCCCGTGTAGCTACCAGTGTCTGGGCCGTACTCTTGATGTCCTCAAACTTCCCTCTGAACTGGGTCAATGTGTCTGTTGCGTTTCCTAACATGCCAGAAGTAGGTCCATGTCTTTCCTCTGGGGAACTTTCTCCGCTACTTCTCCCTGGATTGTACATTACTGATATAAATCCAACCGTCTCCAACGGTTTTGTTTATCCCCGCTGCGCTCGTCACTGTTCGGCGTCTGCATGGTGTTCTGCACGGTGTTCTGCATGGTGTTCTGCACGGTGTTCTGCATGGTGTTCTGCATGGTGTTCTGCACGGTGTTCTGCATGGTGTTCTGCACGGTGTTCTGCACGGTGTTCTGCACAGTGTTCTGCACGGTGTTCTGCACGGTGTTCTGCACGGTGTTCTGCACGGTGTTCTGCACGGTGTTCTGCATGGTGTTCTGCACGGTGTTCTGCACGGTGTTCTGCATGGTGTTCTGCATGGTTTTCTGCATGGTGTTCTGCACGGTGTTCTGCACGGTGTTCTGCACGGTGTTCTGCACGGTGTTCTGCACGGTGTTCTGCACGGTGTTCTGCACGGTGTTCTGCACGGTGTTCTGCACGGTGTTCTGCATGGTGTTCTGCATGGT is a window of Oncorhynchus mykiss isolate Arlee chromosome 11, USDA_OmykA_1.1, whole genome shotgun sequence DNA encoding:
- the LOC110536657 gene encoding chondroitin sulfate proteoglycan 4-like is translated as MENMEFPIRNSKKRCFYALLWSLVSQLTLGASFYGDGYVQLKAVESSNRNSLRVRFRTSSPRGLLFLAAGHTDYLLLELNSGRLQVKLDLGSGECLLRSESSTQLNDLAWHTAELLHDRHNVTLTVDQHSHTSLRMPGHGSQKQELSIQEGLYIGGSGGLDKLYLPSDLTGFRGCMDEVVFNEHDMLSSLRPYAGFKSIYEVSLGCSPQFFANEEDPVSFFSSRAYVSLPPWNISHVQQEALFECVVHTSAKEGIILYNSARQGGFVAVEIQEGLPVALVGEGGTKTELRSLTFVNDRNWHSIKLFFSPKTLQLTVDKETVKTSISSRSKGLQLRGSVFVGGIDDSTRTEVRKMGLVSVSGKRVKGGSFKGCLKDMKVNGMKMGLPNAAVTKDISVGCEPEKEPEPSTTMSPMTLPTVPKSHFDPTSVTPTPEFPMSTLDRGLDKRYGMNFVLLRNLVVPEGGRGSLESKHIKVLLDFKKLRIRQSQIMFRIQEQPVLGQIRLDVDQDQEENTFSMLDLWYGKVMYIHGGSENPEDFFTFSIFSSSRKEVPDYLKGTRRYRYNITVMPTNDAPELSLPQGNLFILLDNSRKHLTTEVLKATDIDSNHTNLIFSVLGNLNADAGYLEVEDNPGVAVTTFSHSDLNEGKVNYVHTGARNSRIVLRVSDGDKVSNTVVLRIMAIGLEYKIGNNTGLEIIQGEVSVISNKHLAVQTNAVKQVVDIRYDVVEPPQYGELQRLHSSGEWKPTGSFSQRLLEKERLRYLSTFQEIQTANATDYFKCKVTVAGRVDTELVFPITVKWVHYNLVRNVMANIDKVRKVTLDSQYLYATVDVVTLSEDDLHFRVLSSPKKGQLLLVNELLKKNSTFSQRNVTDLKVQYELVDRPYEDTSDTFKFHVFSKHAQTQSYNFQISIKADVNSVFIRNYGLLIKEGESKLITKAELFAETLSTNEMYYTVTSSPKHGKLQLINLSNSNTSYNIIQTFSNQDLLEERVMFIHDDTETTQDQFTFIASTSQEYKSSVTDDEVGSKEGKFNISIQLVNDEKPVRVVDKVFHVVRDGQRLLTLDDLCYHDADSDFSDGQLVYTRRGIPMGDLVLVNDTSHRLFQFTQKELEEKRVLFLHRGVSSGRFVLFVSDSKHFVSTLLDVTAEDPFLRLGNNTGLLVQKGKEVTLTTGNFSVLTNLDIRDDSEVTYKVSEPPRNGGLYRHGDISTQSFTQRDLKKGLVSYRHDDRKNPGDSFNVTVKVKGIYLNVRVNVKVYLDSHQRTPILQHNHTLLVEESKPVKIDQSRLEVIHEDNMPSEIVFTVKVAPLHGFIRRFVEAEEQDVGTGLTPVQTFSQEDVNAGNIQYMQTAPGQVNDTFLLDVSNGVTEVNNISMSVDIIVHLIPLQVLNFTLREGGSKALTQEVLRVTNRHFSGLNFLYSLSEPPQNGHIEHSRYPGVPLRVFTRRQVEQGVIYYIHDSSETLEDNFTVVANDTGLRKQSSPCTVYIQVTAVNDQHPVITANRVLRVWERSVTEIRPENLDAQDEDTPPEELQVIVTPPNNGHLALKSAPTRPLLNCTLQHIHLGQLVFVHSGAMSGGFNFQVNDGVNFSPRQIFSITASTLVLSLENNQPLKVFPGSTTPITRDDLQAVTNDKRSNRTMTFNVIRRPELGRLVTVLANNYTVDVSSFTQTMVDQGEVLYFQSFVESVGWSAMDSMTFSVFSPPVTLETQTFEMDISYENAGTDRKSLLLANTGAVVTEGDSVVIDESKLDASNLMFKLPTPQRNSHEVWFQVKSLPQHGVIVVGERILSVEKPNFSQRILNKYGITYRHDDSETRHDSFVFDTWLNPKGKPAQRPLDVSQVLEEWFNITVVPINDQPPVLKTKTPSLSVVQGDIVALGLQNLNVKDLDNPSEDVQYTVVSKPNNGYLALAGSLNESVVSFTQAQINSGKVYFVHDGGQASGVFYFSISDGHHEPVYKLFNLELTEITISLVNNTGLTLKQGQTCVALTQGSLAAETNGKTTMIHYRITKLPRYGKILWLDNQDLRQFEQEDLRTGRLFYQMTSVTSGQDSFEFTVFTSKANLTNQVVNITVKPLVRFGKGVRIPNGIVVKLNTGFLNATELASLTGNDPIFEVVSQPKYGKLARGKAKDGMKTEPVESFSFQDVKQERISIELNANMTEVQELNDSLVFVVKAENVPPAKGEFRFTVVPYDPSLVRRTESPVLTTSSPFSQSLNQSNQTTVFGIGTALPSLSTSFLSTQRPSKTHQKFKGRNHWGNTNRNDSTGTTLGKPTMGRGEDLSEIPFMMTPVRVESYPQRTSNPLLVILPLLVLLLLVIILGVLFLLLRRNRKRKQKPLTLKPLPSPSTPPDYHDQPQRSAAAPTVTVTPLSPSDPGSPALDRPLPFAKRGSVSNSASLPDCSLKAVNPESSDQLIRTPTPTLQQNQYWV